The Geoalkalibacter sp. genome includes the window AGCGGAGGCGCCGAAGGTACTGCGCTTGAAAGCGCAGGAATCCGCCCCGCATTTTTGTTGAATAGGTCGCCACGAAAAGACGAGTGACGGCGGACAACAGCACCGCCTGCAAGGCCCGTAAATCCCAATCGTCTGACGTGACGTAATAGAGGTTGTGATGGGGGTACAGCTCGCCGCCTTCAAAGACGATATGCGCCTCACCCTTGATGTCGGGGATCAAGAGCTTCGGCTTGGCTGCCAGCGCCGGAGTAATTCGGTCAATGGTACGATACCAATTGGCCGGTGCCTTCCTCGCACAGTGACGCCCGGCGATCAGATCACGGCGAGCCTCAAGATAGCGCCGCAAACGCGGGTACGCATCGAGATCAACTAGCCCCCCCGAATCGGCAAAGGGATTGATAACACC containing:
- a CDS encoding TaqI-like C-terminal specificity domain-containing protein codes for the protein IGVATGADKAFIDDFDALDVEPDRKLPLVTTKDILSGEVIWRGQGVINPFADSGGLVDLDAYPRLRRYLEARRDLIAGRHCARKAPANWYRTIDRITPALAAKPKLLIPDIKGEAHIVFEGGELYPHHNLYYVTSDDWDLRALQAVLLSAVTRLFVATYSTKMRGGFLRFQAQYLRRLRFPRWADVPELLRRELAEAAIKRDVQACNQAAFKLYGLSHEERSALGGNGE